In Amaranthus tricolor cultivar Red isolate AtriRed21 chromosome 5, ASM2621246v1, whole genome shotgun sequence, a genomic segment contains:
- the LOC130813104 gene encoding UPF0496 protein At3g19330-like — protein sequence MLHCLTLKPLASSSATTATSPSCAPEYSSEDTPTTSGTNTVLSPTVNPSREYALAVQTNSYNEIRSKIHVVEQCHSREPDHQQQLLLAQDILQPDRASVQEVLQCAPPTTFTQLVSSYFEHSEKTCHLLLLLHHNIHHAHSLYANLHDLVDVLPTDTQTMTELQCNHAFDVFLQFDQKGNPFPCPDSHNFHDMRVCFSELKKQVDQRLEKSRRRVRRVHCGATTSALCFVGIVVGVTISTIAIGVHALVALVATSFCPINMPSRITKKEVANMSQLDAAAKSAYVLHNDLDTIDRLISRLHTEIEGDRLLIRLGLDRGRDKYPIYEVVKQLRKNRASFMDQLTDLEEHICLCVAAINKARSLLLQGIPLYQN from the exons ATGCTGCATTGCTTGACCTTGAAACCATTGGCCTCATCATCAGCAACAACAGCAACTAGTCCTTCCTGCGCGCCAG AGTATTCATCAGAAGATACGCCTACAACATCTGGAACAAATACTGTACTCTCACCCACTGTCAATCCCTCACGTGAATATGCACTTGCAGTCCAGACAAATTCCTACAATGAGATAAGGTCTAAGATCCACGTGGTCGAGCAATGTCATAGCAGGGAGCCTGACCATCAGCAGCAGCTTTTGTTGGCGCAGGATATTCTCCAGCCTGATCGTGCGTCTGTTCAAGAGGTTCTGCAGTGCGCTCCACCCACAACTTTTACCCAACTTGTCTCTTCTTACTTTGAACACAGTGAGAAAACTTGCCATCTCCTTCTCCTCCTACATCATAATATACATCATGCTCATTCACTGTATGCCAATCTACATGATCTTGTCGACGTCCTACCTACCGACACACAGACCATGACCGAATTACAATGCAATCACGCCTTTGACGTCTTTCTCCAGTTTGACCAGAAAGGGAACCCTTTCCCGTGTCCTGACTCTCACAACTTCCATGACATGCGCGTTTGCTTTTCCGAACTCAAGAAACAGGTTGATCAACGCCTTGAAAAGTCCCGTCGCAGGGTTCGTCGAGTTCACTGTGGCGCCACTACATCAGCATTATGCTTTGTCGGGATAGTTGTTGGAGTTACCATATCCACCATCGCCATCGGTGTTCATGCATTGGTCGCATTGGTGGCCACTTCCTTCTGCCCCATAAATATGCCTTCAAGGATAACAAAGAAGGAAGTTGCAAACATGTCACAGTTGGATGCTGCAGCCAAAAGTGCTTATGTGCTACATAACGACTTGGACACCATCGATCGCCTTATTTCCCGCCTACACACTGAAATAGAAGGGGACAGACTTTTAATTCGCCTTGGGTTGGATAGGGGCAGGGACAAGTACCCTATATATGAAGTGGTGAAGCAGCTGCGGAAGAATCGTGCAAGTTTTATGGACCAACTCACAGATCTGGAAGAGCATATTTGTCTCTGCGTTGCTGCAATCAACAAAGCAAGATCTCTCCTGCTTCAGGGGATACCTCTTTATCAGAATTAG
- the LOC130813105 gene encoding 60S ribosomal protein L13a-4 yields the protein MVSGSGIMAKRVVVDARHHMLGRLASIVAKELLSGQRVVVVRCEEIALSGGLVRQKMKYLRFLRKRMNTKPSHGPIHFRAPSKIFWRTVRGMIPHKTKRGAAALARLKVYEGVPPPYDKTKRVVVPDALKVLRLQKGHKYCLLGRLSKEVGWNHYDTIKELEEKRKARSQEVYQRKKQLNRLRVKAEKAAEEKLGAQLDILAPVKY from the exons ATGGTTTCTGGATCAGGAATCATGGCGAAAAGAGTGGTGGTCGACGCTCGTCACCACATGTTGGGGCGTCTAGCGTCCATTGTTGCTAAGGAGCTTCTCAGTGGCCAACGCGTTGTTGTTGTTCGTTGTGAGGAGATTGCACTTTCTGGTGGACTTGTTAGGCAGAAAATGAAGTATCTTCGCTTTCTTCGTAAGAGGATGAATACGAAGCCATCTCATGGCCCCATCCATTTCCGTGCGCCTTCCAAAATCTTTTGGCGTACTGTTAGGGG AATGATTCCCCACAAGACCAAGAGAGGAGCTGCTGCATTGGCCAGGTTGAAGGTTTACGAGGGTGTTCCCCCACCATACGATAAGACCAAGAGGGTGGTGGTGCCTGATGCTCTTAA GGTGTTGAGGCTTCAAAAGGGTCACAAGTACTGCTTGCTCGGCCGTCTATCTAAAGAAGTCGGGTGGAACCACTATGACACTATCAAG GAGCTTGAGGAGAAGAGGAAAGCAAGATCTCAGGAAGTCTACCAAAGGAAGAAGCAGCTCAACAGACTCAGAGTGAAGGCAGAGAAGGCTGCTGAAGAGAAGCTTGGAGCTCAGCTAGACATTCTAGCACCAGTCAAGTACTGA
- the LOC130813102 gene encoding probable LRR receptor-like serine/threonine-protein kinase At5g48740, translated as MGPRFELWILIFSLHSLLNVILSQPEGFLSLSCGGTTYADSLNITWNPDDNYINVGETKTIINTSIRFFPDAKAWNCYKLPVQNTPSAVLIRTKFVYQNYDNLMRAPIFSVSLGRAMASTINLSKTDPWTEEFIWPVSNDYLRICFHHIPNGGNPVISSLELRPLPPRAYNNSGLEGDQKKFLKKCYRINCGYTNGSLRYPSDKFDRVWDSDKDFSPAHLSTALHTNLGLNTALMNEEPPMAVMQTARLLERRKLLTYNLALDQLGNYYIVLYFAGVVPVSSKFNISANGALIRSNYAVISRKASVCYFTMEKINGLNITLQNISFYPLINAIEVFQIGDIPQETSSTTVSALEVIQQFTGLDLGWEEDPCFPRPWNHITCDGNLVTSIELSGINLRSISPAFGDLLDLRALDLHNTSLTGEIQNLKGLLHIELLNLSFNELTSFGRDLDSLVNLQYLDLQNNSLHGKVPDQLGDLGKLHLLNLKNNKLQGPLPRSLKKKHLVVKTSGNLCLSFSTSACNRSGDVPIETPQFTVVPERKHRGHMHMIIVIGVVIGGICFIILIGLLAFVYTRKNTPMQNDISGEEAEIKNWSAARVFTYKEIKKATNNFKNVIGRGSFGSVYLGKLADGKMVAVKVRFDSSKLGADSFLNEVHLLSQIRHQNLVSLEGFCHELKQQILVYEYLAGGSLADSLYGSNSKNFTLNWVRRLKIAIDAVKGLHYLHNGSEPRIIHRDIKCSNILLDAQMNAKVSDFGLSKQVTEAEATNVTTIVKGTAGYLDPEYYSTLQLTEKSDIYSFGVVLLELICGREPFTRQSGAPDSFNLVLWAKPYLQAGMFDIVDDGLERDFDIESMRKAAAIASRCVERDATIRPTTAEVLQELKDSYSLQLAYLASKGQAN; from the exons ATGGGACCGCGTTTTGAGCTATGGATTCTAATCTTTTCCCTTCACAGCCTTCTGAATGTCATCCTCTCCCAACCAGAAG GGTTCTTGAGCTTATCATGTGGGGGAACAACTTATGCTGATTCACTAAACATAACTTGGAATCCTGATGATAATTACATCAATGTGGGTGAAACAAAAACTATAATTAACACTTCAATCAGATTTTTCCCTGATGCCAAAGCCTGGAATTGTTACAAGCTTCCTGTACAAAACACACCATCTGCAGTCCTTATCAGAACAAAATTTGTGTATCAGAACTATGACAATCTCATGAGAGCTCCAATATTCTCTGTATCCCTTGGTAGAGCTATGGCTTCTACGATAAACCTCTCGAAAACTGATCCTTGGACCGAAGAATTCATATGGCCAGTGTCAAACGATTATTTACGAATCTGTTTTCATCACATACCGAATGGTGGAAACCCGGTTATTTCTTCACTTGAACTTCGACCTCTTCCTCCAAGAGCTTATAATAATAGTGGGTTGGAGGGCGATCAGAAGAAGTTTCTAAAGAAATGCTATCGGATAAATTGTGGTTATACCAATGGATCTCTTAG GTATCCGTCGGATAAATTTGATCGTGTGTGGGATAGCGATAAAGATTTTTCTCCTGCTCATTTGTCGACTGCTCTGCATACAAATCTTGGCCTTAACACAGCCTTGATGAATGAGGAGCCGCCTATGGCTGTAATGCAAACTGCACGACTACTGGAGCGAAGAAAGTTACTGACCTATAATCTAGCACTTGATCAGCTAGGAAACTACTACATAGTTCTCTATTTTGCTGGGGTTGTACCGGTTTCTTCAAAGTTCAACATATCGGCTAATGGAGCACTTATTCGATCGAATTACGCAGTAATTAGTAGAAAGGCTAGTGTTTGCTATTTCACAATGGAGAAAATCAATGGACTAAACATTACCCTCCAAAATATTAGCTTTTACCCTCTGATCAATGCTATTGAGGTGTTTCAGATTGGTGATATACCCCAAGAAACTTCTTCAACCACAG TTTCAGCTCTTGAGGTTATACAGCAATTTACAGGTCTAGATTTAGGATGGGAGGAAGATCCATGCTTTCCGAGACCATGGAATCACATAACATGCGATGGAAATCTCGTTACATCAAT AGAACTTTCTGGTATAAATTTGAGGTCAATTAGCCCTGCCTTTGGTGATCTACTAGATCTTAGAGCACT GGATTTGCATAACACATCACTGACAGGAGAGATACAGAACTTGAAAGGTCTTCTACATATCGAGTTATT AAATCTAAGTTTTAACGAGCTCACTTCATTCGGGAGAGATCTGGATAGCCTGGTGAACCTTCAATATCT GGACTTGCAAAACAACAGCTTACATGGAAAAGTTCCTGATCAGCTTGGGGATTTAGGGAAACTTCATCTTTT GAATCTGAAAAACAATAAGTTACAAGGGCCTCTTCCTCGTTCTCTAAAGAAAAAACATTTGGTAGTCAA GACATCAGGAAATTTGTGCCTGTCGTTCTCTACATCAGCATGTAACAGATCCGGGGATGTTCCAATTGAGACACCTCAATTTACTGTGGTTCCTGAACGGAAGCATAGAGGTCATATGCATATGATAATCGTAATCGGTGTAGTAATTGGAGGAATATGTTTCATTATTTTGATCGGTTTGTTGGCGTTCGTGTATACGAGAAAGAATACGCCAATGCAAAATGACATATCAG GGGAAGAAGCAGAAATCAAAAATTGGAGTGCAGCAAGAGTATTTACTTACaaagaaataaagaaagcaACGAATAATTTTAAGAACGTAATTGGGCGAGGGAGTTTTGGTTCGGTTTACCTCGGAAAGCTTGCTGATGGAAAGATGGTTGCTGTAAAAGTTCGATTTGATAGTAGTAAACTCGGGGCTGACTCCTTTCTGAATGAG GTTCATCTACTATCACAAATAAGACATCAGAATTTAGTATCATTGGAAGGATTCTGTCATGAACTAAAGCAACAGATACTGGTTTATGAATACTTAGCTGGTGGATCACTAGCTGACAGTCTTTATG GTTCAAACAGTAAGAATTTCACACTGAATTGGGTTCGGAGGCTTAAAATTGCGATTGATGCTGTAAAAG GCTTGCACTATCTACACAATGGGAGTGAACCAAGAATAATACACCGTGATATCAAATGCAGTAACATACTTCTTGATGCACAGATGAATGCCAAAGTTTCTGATTTCGGGTTGTCTAAGCAGGTTACGGAAGCAGAAGCAACTAATGTAACTACCATAGTAAAGGGCACTGCTGGGTATCTTGACCCTGA ATATTATTCCACCTTACAGTTAACGGAAAAAAGTGATATTTACAGCTtcggagttgttcttttggagCTCATTTGTGGTCGAGAACCCTTTACTCGTCAATCTGGAGCTCCTGACAGCTTCAACTTGGTTTTATGG GCAAAGCCATATTTACAAGCTGGAATGTTCGACATAGTTGATGATGGCCTCGAGAGAGACTTTGACATTGAAAGTATGAGGAAGGCAGCTGCTATTGCTTCAAGGTGTGTTGAGAGAGATGCAACGATCAGGCCTACTACAGCTGAGGTActacaagagcttaaagattcCTACAGCCTTCAGCTTGCATACCTTGCCTCTAAAGGACAAGCAAATTGA